In Neisseria perflava, the DNA window TTTTCCAGGCTCACTTCGGCCTTGTCCACGCCGTTTACGCCTTCGAGGATGCTGGTAACGCTTTTCACGCAGCCGCCGCAGGTCATGCCTTCGATGTTTAATGTGATGGTTTGCATAGGGTTTCCTTTCT includes these proteins:
- a CDS encoding heavy-metal-associated domain-containing protein gives rise to the protein MQTITLNIEGMTCGGCVKSVTSILEGVNGVDKAEVSLENKNAVVEFDPAQTNPAALIEAVEDGGFDAAL